A stretch of DNA from Pseudonocardia hierapolitana:
TCGTCATGAGCGGGGTCGCGTACCTCGTCATCGCGCTCACGGTCTGGTTCCGCATCCCGGAGATCTCGGGGCGCGCCACGGAACGCAGGGCCGCGGGCCCTGGCCTGATCGCCATGCTCCGCGACGGCGCGTCGTTCGTGGTGCGCACACCGCTGGTCCGCGGGCTGGTCATCGGGATCGTCGGCGCGTTCGCGGCGGGCGGCACCGTGGTGGGCTCTGCCACCCTCTACGCGGCCAGCCTCGGTGGCGGCAACGCCGCGTACGGCGTGCTGTTCGCGTCGGTGTTCGTCGGGCTGGCGTTCGGGATGGGGGCGGCGCCGCGGATGGCCCGCCGCATCCCGCACAACCGGCTGTTCGGCGCGGCGATCGTCGCGGCCGGGATCGCGCTGGTGCTGGTGTCGGTCGCCCCGCACCTGTTCGTGGCGATCGGCGCCGTCATGCTGGTCGGCGGGTTCGCCGGGATCGCCTTCCTCACCGGCCTCACGATCATCGGCGCGCAGGTCGCCGACGAGGTCCGCGGCCGGATCGTCGCGTTCGTGCAGTCGATCGTGCGGCTCACGCTGCTCGGCTCGATGGCGCTGGTCCCGCTGATCGTCGGCGTCGTGAACGCCCGCTGGATCGAGGTGTTCGGCTACCCGGTCCTCGTCGACGGCACCCGCGTGGTGATGCTGGCGGGCGGCATCGTGGCCGCGGTGGTCGGGATGCTCGCCTACCGGCAGATGGACGACCGGCGCACCGAGCCGATCCTGCCCGACCTGCTGGCCGCTCTGCGCCGCGGCGAGCCGCGTCACGGCACGGGCGTGCTGATCGCCGTGGAAGGCGCCGCGGCCGAGGAGACCACCGAGCAGGCGGCCAGGCTGGTCCGGCGGCTGCGGGCAGCCGGCCACCTCGTGGTGGAGCCCGACGGCGGGGAACGGGACCGGGAGCGGTGGACCGCGGCCACCCGGGAGGCGGCGCTCTCCGGGCCGCGAGCGCAGGCCCTCGCCGCGGCGGCGGTGCGGGCCGACCAGGTGGAACGCGTGATCCGGCCCGCGTTGGCCAAGGGAGCGGTGGTGGTGGTCGACAGGTTCCTGGTTAGCCCGCTGGTGCAGTTCGGGGTGGCGGCCGACCGTGCCTCGTCGGCCGGCCAGCCCGGGCTCGACCCCAGCGAGCTGGAGAGCCTCGCCGCGTGGGCCACCGGCCGGCTGCGGCCGGACGTCTCGGTGCTGCTCGACAGGGCGCCGGTGGACGCGCCGCCGCAGGTCGGCGGCGTCGCGGGTGAGGAGCA
This window harbors:
- a CDS encoding bifunctional MFS transporter/dTMP kinase; the encoded protein is MLAIPAFRRLWLVTSAAGICDWMSLLALSALATQLTSGYAAQSFALGGVVATKLFPALVLGPLAGALADKFDRRRVMVVCDLLRFGLFVSIPLVGSLWWLFVATFLIEICALFWIPAKDASVPNLLRRPDQVETANQLNLVMTYGVAVITAASLFAVITRVGGVVGGSGSALPTVFVALVMSGVAYLVIALTVWFRIPEISGRATERRAAGPGLIAMLRDGASFVVRTPLVRGLVIGIVGAFAAGGTVVGSATLYAASLGGGNAAYGVLFASVFVGLAFGMGAAPRMARRIPHNRLFGAAIVAAGIALVLVSVAPHLFVAIGAVMLVGGFAGIAFLTGLTIIGAQVADEVRGRIVAFVQSIVRLTLLGSMALVPLIVGVVNARWIEVFGYPVLVDGTRVVMLAGGIVAAVVGMLAYRQMDDRRTEPILPDLLAALRRGEPRHGTGVLIAVEGAAAEETTEQAARLVRRLRAAGHLVVEPDGGERDRERWTAATREAALSGPRAQALAAAAVRADQVERVIRPALAKGAVVVVDRFLVSPLVQFGVAADRASSAGQPGLDPSELESLAAWATGRLRPDVSVLLDRAPVDAPPQVGGVAGEEHVRVQRLLTRMAAAEPHRYVVVDPDGSPEEVAERVFSGLQPVLPKPPAHDGDAAVVR